From one Pecten maximus chromosome 8, xPecMax1.1, whole genome shotgun sequence genomic stretch:
- the LOC117333644 gene encoding LOW QUALITY PROTEIN: YLP motif-containing protein 1-like (The sequence of the model RefSeq protein was modified relative to this genomic sequence to represent the inferred CDS: deleted 1 base in 1 codon) — MPSENVQNVNEATVQLTALPRERLWRYPFYIMDGEFTVEYLGCSTLSKSTTSGLGSIQKPLREKYIEFRKASSKNKKLSQEAVLRINRDGLTVLFPGAPPGQANQMFYDFQSINLFEAVRFMYRKGTDKKMAAGFVPIEQNRNLNNGAENLFSHLDKKNHNLLKMEHPVMLAGVMRRTTGVRALECHCFIAEHDGQALRVVSMLRGQNPTGFEREPSFQNRYGEYSGPNPGGPHPDILRNSYGEYGAYRNEPPMGPGPDQPRPHSDIYYRDSRRSDGWEEPGRRISDEPPIEDRYLGDGRQFFGGPPRDMGPPPRDMGPPPRDMGPPPRDMGPPPRDMGPPTRNRLSGEDRHFLHERQSSGDSGSRGYPEPHRADNGFIHERQRSGEIVRGDRHSDYGGEITRSDRHSDHGHGERFSRPQTRDDGRVGRVMSPGRYREPPSTAPKPSRALSPGPRSPRSPPSSRHQGLPRQPFDSPPSPTPSKPLPRTEPVYSASNLESRQLEEKQAAKVKPVAKVPPNHVMGVKVLPTGLMAALPKKVEAEPSRYNDDDEDPYDNAMSRKEFYDEKRNTKSDQDKWDYRRDDDFQKPGPGGYAPPDIVPRHDRDPRYGDDYGEMYRDRSSQHKNNSDKSWSFDSEFQKYAKHASDDSNSDKGSYGHSSDRKGGELAGMFHNMNVQRGSNDRAKTSDTNFEQQLGYLP; from the exons AAGCCACGGTCCAGTTGACGGCTCTGCCCCGCGAGCGTCTGTGGCGGTACCCTTTCTACATCATGGACGGCGAGTTTACCGTGGAGTACCTAGGCTGTTCTACTCTCTCTAAAAGC ACCACTTCCGGTCTGGGATCAATCCAAAAACCACTCCGTGAGAAGTATATAGAATTCCGGAAAGCATCCTCCAAGAACAAGAAGCTCAGCCAGGAAGCTGTGTTGAGGATTAATCGGGATGGTCTTACAGTGCTGTTTCCCGGCGCTCCTCCGGGTCAGGCCAACCAAATGTTCTATGATTTCCAATCAATCAATCTTTTTGAAGCAGTTCGCTTTATGTACAGGAAAGGTACGGACAAGAAAATGGCAGCTGGCTTTGTACCGATCGAACAAAATCGAAATCTAAACAATGGCGCAGAGAACCTGTTCTCCCACCTTGATAAGAAGAACCACAATTTGTTAAAAATGGAACACCCAGTTATGCTCGCGGGCGTCATGAGGCGAACCACGGGCGTGCGCGCGCTCGAATGTCACTGCTTTATTGCAGAACACGATGGCCAGGCGCTTAGAGTCGTTTCAATGTTACGAGGTCAGAACCCTACGGGATTTGAACGTGAACCCTCGTTTCAAAATCGCTACGGCGAATACTCTGGCCCCAACCCCGGGGGTCCTCACCCTGACATTTTACGTAACAGCTACGGTGAATACGGTGCGTACCGTAATGAGCCTCCTATGGGCCCGGGGCCAGACCAGCCGAGACCTCATTCGGACATATACTACCGCGACAGCAGACGTTCAGACGGATGGGAGGAACCTGGCCGTCGCATTAGCGACGAACCGCCAATAGAAGATAGGTACTTGGGAGATGGTAGACAGTTCTTTGGCGGACCCCCACGTGATATGGGCCCGCCGCCTCGTGACATGGGCCCGCCGCCTCGTGATATGGGCCCGCCGCCTCGTGACATGGGCCCGCCGCCTCGTGATATGGGACCTCCGACCCGAAATAGATTGTCGGGCGAGGATAGACATTTCTTGCACGAGCGCCAGTCTTCAGGCGACAGCGGTTCTCGTGGTTATCCAGAACCTCATAGAGCGGACAATGGTTTTATTCATGAGAGACAGCGATCTGGGGAAATAGTTCGTGGTGACAGACACTCTGATTACGGAGGGGAGATAACCCGTAGTGATAGACACTCCGATCACGGACACGGAGAACGATTCTCTCGGCCTCAGACACGCGACGACGGTCGTGTTGGGCGAGTAATGTCCCCTGGCAGGTACAGGGAGCCTCCGTCAACTGCTCCAAAACCCTCTCGGGCATTGTCGCCTGGTCCACGGTCACCACGATCACCTCCATCTTCCAGACATCAAGGGTTACCAAGGCAACCATTTGATAGTCCTCCATCTCCTACGCCATCCAAACCATTACCTAGAACCGAACCTGTATATTCTGCCTCGAATCTCGAAAGTCGACAGCTTGAAGAAAAACAAGCTGCCAAAGTGAAACCCGTTGCAAAGGTCCCTCCTAATCACGTGATGGGAGTAAAGGTTTTACCTACTGGTCTAATGGCGGCTCTCCCTAAAAAAGTGGAAGCTGAGCCGTCACGTTACAATGATGACGACGAGGATCCTTACGATAATGCAATGTCAAGGAAAGAGTTTTATGACGAAAAACGGAACACAAAGTCCGACCAAGATAAGTGGGATTACAGGCGCGATGACGATTTTCAGAAACCAGGGCCCGGCGGTTACGCACCACCGGATATAGTTCCGCGTCACGATAGAGACCCCAGGTACGGTGATGATTACGGTGAAATGTACCGAGATCGTTCGTCCCAACACAAAAATAATTCAGATAAATCCTGGTCGTTTGACAGTGAATTCCAAAAGTATGCCAAGCATGCGAGTGACGATAGTAATAGTGATAAAGGGTCGTACGGACACAGCTCGGACCGTAAAGGCGGAGAATTAGCCGGGATGTTTCATAACATGAACGTACAGAGAGGCTCTAACGACAGGGCTAAAACATCGGACACAAACTTCGAGCAGCAGCTTGGCTACTTACCTTAA
- the LOC117332361 gene encoding zinc finger protein 862-like: MATMLQWLGKSPSKKQKLSNVERREYEKTRHRSFQEGWYKSFTWLRHSSEENKMYCTLCEKFDRSENPSTFKLGTNNYKIDIVKKHEKSETHTRSLERSRAASVSPGESIGEKTVVALNKCATLKLCHLFRNAHYVAKLGKPYTDYVSLCRLDAAKKIDIGSTYLTDKYCQQIISNIADTRRVVQRDVVQKANFISVISDGATDCASMETEIVYCRTSVGCEVSTFFVGIKHVRRADAVTISQAITSLLDTRFPDWREKIIAMGTDGASVMVGKKGGVVKIVSEAVDRPFLKGIHCSAHRLELAYKDATKKIPIHQRCELLLLNLYLFYKYSPLNRANLRASFESLGKASRVPTRMGGTRWLPHTKRALKQMLEGMDGIVLHLEQMQQQPQKESSCKAKNFLKVLKSPETIYWLHLMTDVIRCLSKVSETIQEKHSTVADIASELECAKNIIEKYKSSVGPCLRSMSPDSLLEKQMTERKTKLLVSLLTALTDRFSGDANLFLPAATLLSIKMWPDFKEELGNFQENEDKL, translated from the exons ATGGCGACTATGCTTCAATGGTTGGGAAAGTCACCCTCAAAGAAACAGAAGCTGTCAAATGTCGAACGACGTGAATATGAAAAAACACGACACAGATCGTTTCAGGAAGGTTGGTATAAATCTTTCACTTGGCTAAGGCATTCATCTGAAGAGAACAAAATGTACTGTACGTTATGTGAAAAGTTTGACAGGAGCGAAAATCCCTCCACCTTTAAATTAGGcacaaacaattacaaaatCGACATTGTGAAGAAGCATGAAAAGTCTGAGACACATACTAGGAGCTTGGAGCGATCCAGGGCTGCCTCTGTATCTCCAGGAGAGTCAATTGGAGAGAAAACTGTCGTTGCTCTGAACAAATGTGCAACTTTGAAACTATGCCATCTCTTCAGAAATGCACACTATGTAGCAAAATTAGGGAAGCCCTACACCGACTATGTATCTCTGTGTAGGCTTGATGCCGCAAAGAAAATTGATATAGGGAGTACATATCTGACTGACAAATATTGCCAACAAATTATCTCAAATATTGCCGATACCAGGCGTGTGGTGCAGAGGGATGTTGTGCAAAAGGCCAACTTTATTTCTGTAATTTCCGACGGGGCCACAGACTGTGCCTCTATGGAAACCGAGATAGTGTATTGCAGAACGTCTGTTGGATGTGAG GTGTCCACTTTCTTTGTTGGGATCAAGCATGTGAGACGAGCTGATGCTGTGACCATATCCCAGGCAATTACCTCCCTTCTAGACACCAGATTTCCCGATTGGAGAGAGAAAATCATTGCCATGGGGACAGACGGTGCATCTGTGATGGTGGGGAAGAAAGGAGGGGTTGTTAAGATTGTTTCTGAGGCTGTGGATCGCCCTTTCTTGAAGGGAATTCATTGTTCTGCACATAG GTTGGAACTTGCGTACAAGGATGCAACAAAAAAAATTCCCATCCATCAAAGATGTGAGCTGCTGTTACTCaacctttatttattttacaa ATACAGCCCACTCAACCGAGCAAACCTCAGAGCATCATTTGAGTCTCTTGGTAAAGCATCAAGGGTTCCAACTAGAATGGGTGGTACACGGTGGCTTCCTCACACAAAACGTGCATTGAAGCAAATGTTGGAAGGCATGGATGGCATCGTCCTTCATCTGGAACAG ATGCAGCAGCAACCCCAGAAAGAATCAAGCTGTAAGGCAAAGAATTTTCTGAAGGTCCTAAAATCTCCTGAAACCATCTATTGGCTGCATCTTATGACAGATGTCATAAGGTGCCTGTCAAAAGTGTCAGAGACAATTCAGGAGAAACACAGTACTGTTGCCGATATTGCCAGTGAATTAGAATGTGCAAAAAACATAATTGAAAAGTACAAATCAAG TGTTGGTCCATGTCTGAGATCAATGTCTCCTGATTCATTGCTGGAGAAGCAAATGACAGAAAGGAAAACAAAGTTGTTGGTTTCCTTGCTAACTGCACTAACAGATAGGTTTTCTGGGGATGCTAATCTTTTCCTGCCTGCTGCAACCCTCCTTTCCATTAAAATGTGGCCAGATTTTAAAGAAGAATTAGGTAATTTCCAAGAAAATGAAGATAAACTTTAA
- the LOC117333754 gene encoding uncharacterized protein LOC117333754 yields MNTDMIEEEWTRLKTTLAARRMKIQDVTWPSLEASFGNVCPMFFMLVNYLLTLPGSSVDAERGFSRMKLIKSDWRSRLGESNLSDQILLNLETEPIGSFDPMPAIAHWYSGGQRARRPFYKDEMRKSETPRECSVFQRTDGHEVIPVSLDLHEDQAEHEGEEEADEEDLQEGATFTPDSQSDDEDEDLSRRDLLALQQKSYRLFIENLRN; encoded by the exons ATGAACACAGACATGATTGAGGAGGAGTGGACAAGGCTGAAAACTACACTCGCAGCAAG GAGGATGAAGATACAAGACGTCACTTGGCCATCCTTGGAAGCCAGTTTTGGAAATGTTTGTCCAATGTTTTTCATGTTGGTCAATTATTTATTGACACTTCCAGGCTCCTCTGTTGATGCAGAGCGAGGATTTTCACG GATGAAACTCATCAAGAGTGATTGGCGATCCCGGTTAGGGGAGTCCAACCTTTCTGACCAGATTCTACTCAACCTGGAGACAGAACCCATTGGATCATTTGATCCTATGCCGGCAATAGCCCACTGGTACAGTGGAGGGCAGAGGGCAAGGAGGCCATTTTATAAGGATGAAATGAGG AAATCGGAGACCCCAAGGGAATGTTCAGTTTTTCAGCGGACAGATGGGCATGAGGTCATCCCAGTTTCCCTTGATTTGCATGAGGACCAAGCTGAGCATGAGGGGGAGGAGGAGGCAGATGAGGAAGATCTTCAGGAAGGGGCAACATTTACGCCAGATTCCCAGtctgatgatgaggatgaggatCTCTCCAGGAGAGACCTTCTTGCTCTCCAGCAAAAGTCATACAGACTTTTCATTGAAAACTTAAGAAACTAG
- the LOC117332362 gene encoding uncharacterized protein F54H12.2-like produces the protein MSLVHQNSCECVQSELDLFDTPPTQTSVEDGYWHQIGTVTSVNDGGPYVFDVSGAGDDYLDLANTSLYVKAQILNNDSTNLTDENVAPVNLWLHSLFGDVSVCLNEKLVSSPNNMYPFRAYLETLLSYGPAAKESQLTSGMWYKDTAAQMDTAGNDNHGYIKRKLSTATSRSVEMMGRLHSDLFAQERYLVNNVNMKITLTRSKDVFCLMGEDKEFKVVIKDIYLNVRKVRLSPSVRLAHAKALEISPAKYPIRRIAMKVFSVPRGNHNFVKDNLFLGQMPKRLVIGCVDSDAYSGLITKNPFHFKDFDINFVVLNVDGKQVPTKPLQPNFTQKHYVRSYMGLFNTTGKTFRDQGNNISKDEYGTGFTLFGFALTPDLSEVGTFHLIKKGNLSLEVHFGTALPNTINVVVYAEFDNIIEIDRNRQILFDYSA, from the coding sequence ATGTCTTTAGTTCATCAGAACTCCTGTGAATGTGTCCAGTCAGAATTAGATTTATTCGATACACCACCCACTCAAACCAGTGTAGAAGATGGATACTGGCATCAAATTGGAACGGTCACATCTGTCAATGATGGTGGCCCTTATGTCTTTGACGTATCAGGAGCTGGAGATGATTACTTGGATCTAGCAAATACTTCCCTCTACGTGAAAGCACAGATCCTCAATAATGATAGCACCAACCTTACCGATGAGAACGTTGCACCTGTTAATCTTTGGTTACATTCACTCTTCGGGGATGTCAGCGTCTGTCTCAATGAAAAACTAGTCTCGTCACCCAACAATATGTATCCATTCAGAGCTTACCTGGAAACGCTACTCAGCTATGGTCCTGCAGCCAAAGAATCTCAGTTGACCAGTGGAATGTGGTATAAGGATACAGCTGCGCAAATGGACACTGCAGGAAACGATAATCATGGCTACATCAAGAGGAAATTGTCGACAGCAACCAGTAGATCTGTGGAAATGATGGGAAGACTCCATTCTGACCTATTTGCCCAGGAAAGATATCTTGTCAATAATGTGAACATGAAAATAACGTTAACCAGAAGTAAAGATGTTTTCTGTTTGATGGGAGAAGACAAAGAATTCAAAGTTGTCATCAAGGACATCTATCTAAACGTGAGAAAAGTTAGACTGAGTCCATCGGTGAGACTGGCCCATGCAAAAGCCCTGGAAATATCACCTGCCAAATACCCAATCAGAAGAATTGCAATGAAAGTATTTTCTGTTCCAagaggaaatcacaattttgtaaAGGATAATCTGTTTCTAGGACAAATGCCTAAGAGATTGGTCATCGGATGTGTGGACAGTGATGCCTATAGTGGACTCATCACCAAGAatccttttcattttaaagattttgatattaattttgttgtccTGAACGTGGATGGCAAACAAGTCCCCACCAAGCCTTTGCAGCCAAATTTCACTCAGAAACATTACGTAAGAAGCTACATGGGTCTGTTTAACACTACCGGCAAAACGTTTCGTGACCAGGGTAATAACATCTCAAAGGATGAATATGGCACTGGTTTTACCTTGTTTGGATTTGCTCTGACACCTGACCTTTCAGAAGTGGGCACATTTCATCTTATAAAAAAGGGAAACTTGTCTTTGGAAGTGCATTTCGGAACAGCCCTACCCAATACCATCAACGTTGTGGTGTATGCTGAATTTGACAATATCATAGAAATAGATCGTAACAGACAAATTCTTTTTGATTATAGTGCATGA